CCGAGCTCAAGAAGGCCACATGGCTGACCCGCCAGCAGGCGGTCGGCTCGACGGTGGTCGTCCTCGTGCTCGTGCTCGTGCTCTCGGTCTACATCAGCAGCGTCGACTTCGTGCTCTCGATGATCCTGGGCGCGCTGCTCGGCACCGGCAGATAGGAGACAACATGGAACGCGGCTGGTACATCGTCCACGTGCAGTCCGGCTGGGAAGACAAGGTCCGCG
The window above is part of the Elusimicrobiota bacterium genome. Proteins encoded here:
- the secE gene encoding preprotein translocase subunit SecE gives rise to the protein MNPMKFLQEAWSELKKATWLTRQQAVGSTVVVLVLVLVLSVYISSVDFVLSMILGALLGTGR